A genomic stretch from Mycosarcoma maydis chromosome 3, whole genome shotgun sequence includes:
- a CDS encoding uncharacterized protein (related to Lactamase, beta 2) has protein sequence MAEARKAVEDLVRLSSRVIRILGQNPGSYTLAGTNTYLISTPPVTSSKLVSRPSVLVDTGEGIESYIPILERALKGAVDGDALTKPASSKRQDATEEDEEDEDDLTSWISDIVLTHRHHDHVGGLPSILSLLSRLRAEATVTLPAPRIHKFPDAESDPNLVNMLHSLPKGSFTPYSQNEGVASPLWPLREGSVVRVANDDNVSSSLQVLHTPGHTADHICLLLNEEKTLLTGDHVLGEGTTVFEDLTAYMSSLRKCSHALEQLGPSQVEAAWTDENRLYPAHGPVVEQGRKMLKQYLDHRLEREAQVVELLKTSPEADGAPSTSTITVAGIEHQIGSPWKIRQMVLKLYSNYPENLFPAAARGLYLHLRTLSSPDVEQGKASRVRCLQTTSFAKGASAEAVEDVGNCPPMPQSDAEWVEAMELSWALLLSPSSSMQSAL, from the coding sequence CGTACCTCATCTCAACTCCTCCTGTGACCTCTTCTAAGCTCGTATCCCGCCCTTCCGTATTGGTTGATACTGGCGAGGGAATCGAATCGTACATTCCGATCCTGGAACGCGCTCTCAAGGGcgctgtcgatggtgatgcaCTTACCAAGCCAGCATCGTCAAAGCGTCAAGATGCGACcgaggaggatgaagaggacgaagatgaTCTTACATCGTGGATCTCCGACATCGTCCTGACCCACAGACATCATGATCACGTTGGCGGCCTGCCCTCCATCCTTTCTCTGCTCTCCAGGTTAAGAGCAGAAGCGACGGTGACGTTGCCTGCACCAAGGATACACAAGTTCCCCGATGCCGAGTCGGATCCAAACCTTGTCAACATGCTGCACAGCCTGCCAAAAGGCTCGTTTACTCCGTATAGTCAGAACGAAGGCGTAGCGTCGCCTCTATGGCCGCTGCGTGAGGGTTCGGTTGTCCGTGtggccaacgacgacaacgtTTCTTCTTCGCTCCAGGTACTGCACACACCTGGCCACACGGCCGACCACATCTGTCTCTTGTTGAACGAGGAAAAGACGCTACTCACAGGTGACCACGTTTTGGGTGAGGGAACTACAGTATTCGAAGACCTTACTGCGTACATGTCGAGTTTGCGCAAGTGCTCGCATGCTTTGGAGCAGCTCGGGCCTTCGCAAGTCGAAGCGGCATGGACGGACGAGAATCGTCTGTACCCTGCCCATGGACCCGTAGTGGAGCAAGGCAGAAAGATGCTCAAGCAGTACCTCGACCATCGACTCgaacgagaagcgcaagtTGTCGAGTTGCTCAAGACGTCACCGGAAGCAGATGGAGCTCCAAGTACATCTACGATCACAGTTGCGGGCATCGAGCATCAAATTGGTTCGCCCTGGAAGATCCGGCAGATGGTGCTCAAGCTGTATTCGAACTACCCAGAGAACTTGTTCCCCGCGGCAGCGCGTGGATTGTACCTCCATCTGCGCACATTGTCATCTCCAGATGTCGAGCAGGGCAAAGCCTCGCGAGTGAGGTGTCTACAGACCACATCTTTTGCCAAGGGAGCGTCGGCGGAAGCGGTCGAGGATGTGGGCAACTGTCCACCTATGCCGCAGAGCGATGCGGAATGGGTCGAAGCGATGGAGCTCAGCTGGGCGCTCCTTTTGTCTCCATCGTCATCTATGCAGTCGGCCCTCTAG
- a CDS encoding uncharacterized protein (related to ERV2 - Flavin dependent sulfhydryl oxidase): MVSRFFQLVLLAGMILLIPSFLYLSHPSQPTLTDPATGLAYTTDSIVHGETTNDLAQISQGKGVEQSDWTAWNWHDASANVNKGVHKVEDQVKGFIDHWRPNGVSPDNQVAPSESAAQLKTKPSSSHPSTTTSSTKDVERLPGIIMPKMGNTTAKEALGRSTWHFLHTMTLRFPEKPTKQESETLRSFFYTFAQLYPCGECARHFQQLIRELPPQVGSRKGASNWLCVVHNEVNKSLGKPEFACDKLDESYDCGCRDDPTKLKSATVTQTSKLLAATPTTTSQVLTPIA; this comes from the coding sequence ATGGTGTCGAGATTCTTCCAACTCGTCTTGTTGGCAGGGATGATCTTACTCATCCCATCGTTTCTGTACCTTTCGCATCCGTCTCAGCCAACACTGACGGATCCAGCAACAGGGCTCGCCTACACGACTGATTCGATCGTCCACGGTGAAACGACCAACGATCTTGCACAGATATCACAGGGCAAAGGAGTCGAACAGTCGGATTGGACCGCATGGAATTGGCATGATGCTTCTGCTAATGTCAACAAAGGTGTACACAAGGTCGAAGATCAAGTGAAAGGTTTCATCGATCATTGGCGTCCCAATGGCGTCTCACCAGACAACCAAGTCGCACCCTCGGAATCAGCAGCTCAACTTAAAACCAAACCATCGTCTTCGCACCCATCGACCACAACAAGTAGCACcaaagatgtcgagcgTCTACCTGGCATCATTATGCCCAAAATGGGCAACACCACTGCCAAAGAAGCACTCGGACGTTCCACATGGCACTTTCTTCATACCATGACATTACGTTTTCCCGAAAAGCCGACAAAGCAGGAATCGGAAACGCTTCGAAGCTTCTTCTATACGTTTGCGCAGCTGTATCCGTGCGGGGAGTGTGCGCGCCACTTTCAGCAACTCATTCGCGAGCTTCCGCCCCAAGTGGGCTCGAGGAAAGGCGCAAGTAACTGGCTGTGTGTTGTGCACAACGAGGTGAACAAGAGTCTGGGCAAACCCGAGTTTGCGTGCGATaagctcgacgagagctACGATTGTGGTTGTCGAGACGACCcaaccaagctcaagaGTGCCACAGTCACACAAACatccaagctgctcgcagCGACGCCAACCACGACCTCGCAAGTGTTGACGCCCATCGCATAG
- a CDS encoding uncharacterized protein (related to complex I intermediate-associated protein CIA30 precursor, mitochondrial), producing MSLLKSFGQALQRSVEVARDETAKMMRMEISPTSKNQGALLLYAMTQPAHLSNFATGSDSDIGGLSQCRLGLDDSSRGRFYGTLSSQVPRGGKIEKSGYAGFRNRNRPTLFGNQCWDTTVHPFLALRVRNRLAKKPLTNTERAEAGGGLRAALHASDPSGPAASRAVHALGLGRKELPGPKFFVNVQTDGPVTSDLFQHRLYLDESKGSDWQTVVIPFDDFVLTNTGQISSSQVSMMREKIRTIGISAVLDVPVPPSASKPISKDAPPSALSKGPRKMNTDEQEDDWAVDGELRGEGGDGVAVRGSKRGSTFNFDLGLESVYAVGELDELDGLFQK from the exons ATGTCGCTGTTGAAATCTTTCGGTCAGGCGCTGCAGCGCTCGGTCGAGGTGGCTCGAGACGAGACTGCCAAGA TGATGAGGATGGAAATTTCGCCTACCTCCAAGAACCAGGGAGCTCTGCTTCTCTATGCGATGACCCAGCCCGCGCATCTCTCCAACTTTGCCACCGGGTCCGACTCGGACATCGGCGGACTTTCGCAGTGCCGGCTCGGGCTTGATGACTCATCGCGTGGACGCTTTTACGGTACATTGTCTTCGCAAGTTCCAAGGGGAGGCAAGATAGAGAAGAGCGGCTATGCGGGCTTCCGCAATCGCAACCGACCAACATTGTTCGGCAATCAATGCTGGGACACGACGGTCCACCCCTTCCTCGCTCTTCGCGTGAGGAACAGGCTGGCAAAGAAGCCTCTTACCAATACGGAAAGAGCAGAAGCGGGAGGTGGacttcgagcagctttgcatGCTAGCGATCCGTCTGGCCCAGCTGCGAGCCGTGCTGTTCACGCGCTCGGTCTGGGAAGGAAAGAGCTCCCAGGACCCAAGTTTTTCGTCAACGTTCAGACTGACGGCCCCGTGACCAGTGACCTGTTCCAACATCGCCTGTACCTCGATGAGAGCAAAGGATCCGACTGGCAGACAGTGGTGATTCCTTTCGACGACTTTGTTCTCACCAACACGGGTCAAATTTCGAGCTCGCAAGTCTCGATGATGCGCGAAAAGATCCGTACCATCGGCATCTCAGCTGTGCTTGACGTCCCAGTGCCTCCATCGGCATCCAAGCCGATCAGCAAGGACGCACCACCGTCGGCACTGTCCAAAGGTCCGCGCAAGATGAACAcggacgagcaagaagatGATTGGGCGGTGGACGGTGAACTGCGCGGCGAGGGGGGTGACGGTGTAGCGGTGAGGGGAAGCAAGCGCGGTTCTACGTTCAACTTTGACCTGGGCTTGGAGAGTGTCTATGCGGTAGGAGAgctggatgagctggatgGATTGTTTCAGAAGTAG
- a CDS encoding uncharacterized protein (related to putative acetyl-coenzyme A transporter) gives MAKGKSTKSSSSSSKGSDVKLRQRPTAAFPNGTPSSETVEKPGLLESRQSLKAEEGSTPTTSKDALLIPASPPVDGKSGVSVSESQTSQEASGFMDLSPQDQKAMILLVILYLLQGVPVGLAFGTMPFLLKSKLSYGDIGFFMLCTYPYSLKLFWSPIVDSTFVNQLRLPLFGTISLGRRKSWIVPIQAVVGVMFWYLSSNVDQLLLADLPNVKLITLIFFVLILFAATQDIAVDGWALTLLSQENLSYASTAQTVGLNSGYFLSFTVFLAFNSVEFSNKYFRSTPLDYPLLSLSSYMRFWAVGFLLVTVWLVVFKKEDEEASDAPDMDVKQVYSIMWRICQLKHVQTFILIHFVAKIGFQANEAVTGLKLVEKGFGKEDLALAVLIDFPFQLIFGYLAARWSKGDRALQPWVVAFFFRLGFAVLSMVIVHGMPKAPIGTSYFFVVIASTVAGSFASTVQFVGISAFHTQIADPLIGGTYMTLLNTVSNLGGTWPRYFVLKAVDLFTISSCQPPSSSSLLKDPEIAKLWATASKGIGANECTSDLGKAACSAAGGECHIERDGYYWTSTLCVVIGTLLLITFIIPASRKLQALPPSAWRVNLHSKIQ, from the coding sequence ATGGCGAAAGGAAAGAGCACCAAgagctcatcctcatcttcaAAAGGCAGCGATGTCAAACTTCGCCAACGACCTACAGCCGCCTTCCCCAACGGCACACCCAGCTCGGAGACTGTAGAAAAGCCTGGCTTGCTAGAATCACGACAATCTTTGAAGGCGGAAGAGGGAAGTACCCCCACAACTAGCAAGGATGCGCTTCTTATTCCAGCATCACCGCCcgtcgatggcaagagCGGTGTCTCGGTCTCTGAATCCCAAACCAGCCAAGAGGCGTCCGGATTTATGGATCTCTCACCCCAGGACCAGAAGGCCATGATCCTGCTTGTCATTCTATACCTTCTGCAAGGTGTACCTGTGGGACTTGCTTTCGGTACCATGCCCTTTTTGCTCAAGTCCAAGCTGAGCTACGGCGATATCGGCTTCTTTATGCTCTGCACCTACCCTTATTCGCTCAAGCTTTTTTGGAGTCCTATCGTCGATTCGACGTTTGTCAATCAGTTACGGCTTCCGCTCTTCGGCACCATCTCCCTTGGTCGTCGTAAAAGCTGGATTGTTCCCATCCAGGCGGTGGTCGGCGTCATGTTCTGGTACCTCTCTTCCAACGTCGACCAGCTTCTATTGGCCGACTTGCCCAACGTCAAGCTCATAACTCTCATCTTCTTCGTACTCATCCTGTTTGCTGCTACCCAAGACATTGCCGTCGATGGCTGGGCGTTGACTCTTCTCTCACAAGAAAACTTGTCATACGCAAGCACGGCGCAAACTGTGGGACTCAACTCGGGCTACTTCCTTAGCTTTACCGTGTTCTTGGCATTCAATTCGGTCGAGTTCAGCAACAAGTACTTCCGCTCAACACCGTTGGACTATccgctgctctcgctttcCTCGTACATGCGCTTCTGGGCTGTCGGATTTTTGTTGGTGACAGTGTGGCTGGTAGTGTTCAAGAaggaagacgaagaagccTCCGATGCACCAGATATGGATGTCAAGCAGGTCTACTCGATCATGTGGAGGATCTGCCAACTGAAACACGTGCAGACGTTTATCCTGATTCACTTTGTCGCCAAGATCGGCTTCCAGGCCAACGAAGCAGTCACGGGCCTAAAGCTGGTTGAAAAGGGCTTTGGTAAAGAAGATTTAGCATTGGCCGTGTTGATCGACTTCCCATTTCAGCTCATCTTTGGCTACCTGGCCGCAAGGTGGAGCAAAGGCGATCGCGCATTGCAGCCATGGGTGGTAGCGTtcttcttccgcctcggcttcgcAGTGCTTTCCATGGTTATCGTGCACGGCATGCCCAAAGCGCCTATCGGTACCAGCTACTTCTTTGTTGTTATCGCTAGCACTGTCGCTGGGAGCTTCGCATCTACTGTCCAATTCGTGGGCATCTCGGCTTTCCACACGCAGATCGCCGACCCGCTGATCGGCGGAACATACATGACACTGCTCAACACGGTTTCGAACCTCGGCGGGACGTGGCCACGCTACTTTGTGCTCAAAGCCGTCGACCTCTTCACCATCTCGAGTTGCCAACCgccatccagctcgtcgctgctcaaggacCCGgagatcgccaagctgTGGGCTACTGCGTCCAAAGGCATCGGCGCCAACGAATGCACATCAGACCTGGGCAAAGCAGCTTGCTCCGCCGCCGGCGGAGAATGCCACATCGAGCGCGATGGATACTACTGGACATCCACCCTCTgcgtcgtcatcggcaCTTTGCTCTTGATTACTTTTATCATTCCCGCATCCCGAAAGCTGCAGGCCTTGCCTCCAAGCGCATGGCGAGTAAATTTGCACTCCAAGATTCAGTAA
- a CDS encoding metalloendopeptidase (related to OMA1 - Metalloendopeptidase of the mitochondrial inner membrane): protein MSTLVRASGRVQVAVESLARPSRHVARCSRPMVTFATSASSSRLTNNMSVGSISNGLLYRGNKQSQGVSCGPFRNLSQSHSAGREQLSPDILRKQLEDQLFRRLGQAPQTQQRSKQPVQYQRFGGEGGGGRGRRSLFSSRPPTLILVALGSAGIYYVVHLEQVPETGRWRFIDVSAAQEHEMGQETFRQTLAEYRDRILPASHPYSRQVRSVASRIVAALDKAIVDQNQPHHTKGDPYLTHHSHGEEGGITYGSSTSLSNAGGASWFGSQSGAGLQQQSATKWEVFVIDDPKQKNAFVLPGGKIFVFTGILPICANADGLATVLGHEVAHQVARHSAEKMSGYKVLLFGTFLLDAFGFDIGLSRAALTLLLSLPNSRKTELEADYLGLRIMSRACFDPAEASKLWTRMSESEGASGGGVLSSAQAILSTHPVSSQRIKNMHKWLPEALETRRASDCPLPEQVSGFRAAAASARQNFSSL from the coding sequence ATGTCTACGCTAGTTAGGGCATCTGGTAGAGTGCAAGTTGCTGTCGAGTCGCTAGCACGCCCAAGCAGACATGTCGCACGATGCAGTCGACCAATGGTTACATTCGCCACATCAGcttccagcagcagacTTACCAATAACATGTCTGTCGGCTCGATATCGAACGGGCTTCTCTATCGCGGAAACAAGCAGTCACAAGGTGTATCATGCGGTCCATTCCGTAACTTGTCACAATCACACTCAGCCGGAAGAGAGCAACTGTCACCAGATATACTGCGCAAACAGCTCGAAGATCAACTCTTCCGTCGTCTTGGGCAAGCCCCTCAAACGCAACAACGCTCAAAACAGCCCGTGCAGTATCAGCGTTTCGGCGGTGAaggtggcggtggcagagGGAGGCGCTCACTTTTCTCATCACGCCCGCCTACGCTGATCCTTGTGGCACTCGGAAGTGCTGGTATCTACTACGTCGTGCATCTTGAGCAAGTCCCAGAAACTGGTCGCTGGAGATTCATCGATGTTAGTGCGGCACAAGAGCATGAAATGGGCCAAGAAACTTTCCGTCAGACGCTGGCAGAGTATCGCGATCGCATCCTCCCTGCCTCGCACCCGTATTCGAGACAAGTACGCTCAGTAGCCAGTcgcatcgtcgctgctctcgacaAAGCTATCGTCGATCAAAATCAGCCACACCACACCAAAGGGGATCCCTATCTCACGCACCACTCGCATGGAGAGGAAGGCGGCATTACATACGGCTCAAGTACTTCGCTTAGCAATGCCGGTGGTGCATCTTGGTTTGGAAGCCAGTCAGGTGCAGGTTTACAGCAGCAGTCCGCGACGAAGTGGGAAGTGTTCGTAATTGATGATCCCAAGCAGAAAAACGCATTCGTACTACCTGGAGGCAAGATCTTCGTCTTTACCGGTATCCTCCCCATCTGCGCCAATGCGGATGGACTGGCCACCGTCCTCGGCCACGAAGTTGCACACCAAGTCGCACGTCACTCTGCCGAAAAGATGTCGGGCTACAAGGTGTTGCTGTTTGGTACCTTTTTATTGGATGCATTTGGCTTTGATATTGGTCTCAGCAGAGCTGCACTCACGCTGCTCCTCTCGCTCCCCAATTCGCGCAagaccgagctcgaagcggaCTATCTGGGGTTGCGCATCATGAGCCGTGCTTGCTTCGACCCGGcagaagcgagcaagctgtGGACGCGCATGAGCGAGTCCGAGGGTGCAAGCGGTGGTGGCGTATTGAGCAGCGCACAGGCGATCCTCTCGACGCACCCTGTGTCGAGTCAACGCATCAAAAACATGCACAAGTGGCTACCAGAGGCACTCGAGACTAGGAGGGCTTCGGATTGTCCTCTTCCAGAGCAAGTTTCGGGATTCCGTGCTGCGGCCGCGTCAGCACGGCAGAACTTCTCGTCGCTATGA
- a CDS encoding uncharacterized protein (related to carbonyl reductase), translating to MVTALVSGGNRGLGYGIVRRLANEFPTSPLSTSSSDKLTIYLGSRDIAKGEAAKNSITSELAQDTLDRVSIEVRQLDTTSHESIVKLGSELKEGVDILINNAGIAMDGFDANVATQTVATNYYAVQDMIQNINVKDGGRIVNIASLTGVLKGFGDNVRDRFRNSETIADTDALMKEFQQVVADGSWKENGWKGVAYATSKSGVIAYTRALAKQYQQEGKNVHVVSCCPGYVNTDMTKGKGYKTLDQGAETPVLLALNKLDAKPGEFWSDKKVYDWENRSDS from the coding sequence ATGGTCACGGCACTTGTATCGGGAGGCAACCGTGGCCTGGGCTACGGCATAGTTCGCAGGCTCGCCAACGAGTTTCCTACCTCGCCcttgtcgacctcgtcatcggacAAGCTGACCATCTATCTCGGCTCACGAGACATTGCCAAAGGCGAAGCTGCTAAGAATTCCATCACATCCGAGCTTGCTCAGGACACGCTTGACCGGGTCTCAATCGAAGTGCGTCAACTCGACACCACCTCTCATGAATCTatcgtcaagctcggttCGGAGCTCAAAGAGGGCGTCGACATTCTTATCAACAATGCAGGGATCGCTATGGACGGTTTTGATGCCAACGTAGCTACACAGACCGTGGCTACCAACTACTATGCTGTGCAAGACATGATCCAAAATATCAACGTCAAGGACGGCGGCAGGATTGTCAACATTGCTTCCTTGACGGGCGTCTTGAAGGGTTTTGGCGACAACGTACGTGATCGATTCCGCAATTCTGAAACGATCGCTGATACCGACGCACTCATGAAAGAGTTTCAACAAGTTGTAGCCGATGGCAGCTGGAAGGAAAACGGCTGGAAGGGGGTGGCCTACGCtacgagcaagagcggcgTCATTGCTTATACGAGAGCGCTGGCCAAGCAGTATCAACAGGAGGGCAAAAACGTGCATGTAGTCTCTTGCTGCCCTGGTTACGTCAACACGGACATGACCAAGGGTAAAGGTTACAAAACCCTCGACCAGGGTGCCGAGACGCCGGTGCTGCTAGCTTtgaacaagctcgatgccaAGCCGGGCGAGTTCTGGTCTGACAAGAAGGTTTATGATTGGGAGAACAGGTCCGATTCCTGA
- a CDS encoding uncharacterized protein (related to TRM7 - tRNA 2`-O-ribose methyltransferase), whose amino-acid sequence MGKSTKDKRDIYYRQGKSEGYRARSAYKLLHLNEQYGFLGGAEDYALDAGAASTCASSSDSANAPKTTSEKRFQTPTRVVDLCAAPGSWSQVLSRRLASVPGSHLVAVDLQAMAPLPGVTQIIGDITTPATADAVSTALSDGPLSNSTCVKGKGKGKARAQLIVCDGAPDVTGLHDLDEYLQSQLLLAATQITFRLLEIGGTFVAKIFTQHPQAGLGASLGNMDLKAARPATSGALLADQLRTFFDRVDIAKPRSSRLGSVEHFLVCLGFKPPQNLPAGLVGSLAGTLSSTSTEEEARDDLVRYAQKLRSELQRPDVPTSGMAQSKRELSAILSFVVHGDLSGFDQ is encoded by the coding sequence ATGGGAAAGTCAACCAAGGACAAACGCGACATTTACTACCGTCAGGGAAAGTCAGAGGGCTACCGTGCGCGCTCCGCGTACAAGCTACTTCATCTCAATGAACAGTACGGCTTTCTAGGCGGCGCTGAGGATTACGCTCTCGACGCTGGAGCCGCCTCGACATGCGCGTCCTCATCCGACTCTGCCAACGCGCCCAAAACGACATCTGAAAAGCGCTTTCAAACACCAACCAGGGTTGTCGATCTATGCGCCGCACCTGGATCTTGGTCACAGGTTCTCTCACGACGTCTAGCCTCTGTCCCTGGCTCTCATCTTGTTGCTGTCGATCTGCAAGCCATGGCGCCTCTTCCCGGCGTAACACAGATCATCGGCGATATTACCACTCCCGCAACAGCTGATGCTGTCAGCACCGCCCTCTCTGATGGGCCTTTGTCGAATTCAACGTGCGTcaaaggcaaaggcaaggGCAAAGCGCGAGCTCAACTTATTGTCTGCGATGGCGCACCCGACGTGACCGGCTTACACGATCTAGACGAATACCTGCAATCCCAACTTCTTCTAGCTGCCACGCAAATAACTTTCCGCCTGCTCGAAATAGGCGGCACATTCGTAGCCAAAATCTTCACCCAACACCCGCAGGCCGGGCTGGGAGCCTCGTTGGGCAACATGGATCTCAAAGCTGCTAGGCCCGCCACTTCCGGTGCATTGCTTGCCGATCAGCTTCGTACTTTTTTTGACCGCGTCGATATCGCCAAGCCACGAAGCTCAAGATTGGGTAGTGTGGAGCATTTCCTCGTCTGTCTTGGCTTCAAGCCTCCGCAAAATTTACCGGCTGGTCTTGTGGGCAGTCTCGCCGGGACATTGTCGTCTACTTCGACagaggaagaagcgagAGACGATCTCGTTCGGTATGCTCAGAAGCTCAGATCGGAGCTTCAAAGACCCGATGTACCGACTTCAGGTATGGCACAATCGAAAAGGGAACTTTCAGCGATACTCTCATTCGTAGTACACGGCGACTTGAGCGGGTTCGATCAGTAG
- a CDS encoding N-terminal protein methyltransferase (related to TAE1 - AdoMet-dependent proline methyltransferase) codes for MSEIRVVHPTPDVKRGVQYWEGVEASVDGVLGGFGHVSRVESLGTRSFLLGLLPHLSFCAPASSNVSSAQWKKDRVAERGGKGKARTRALDCGAGVGRVTQHSLLPIFDQVHMVEPVAKFLQEAKIQSKSWPQILTPPSKSPFQARKAVHFHCSTLQDFEPGRPYSSSTRVHDRDIAPTVSVDDELQLPTATQEAPKVDQDGVAGSEAEPVTYDLVWAQWCLQHLSDKDLISFLQRSKAALKDGGIIGVKENVCTEEADGTERVWYDDEDHSITRSTKAYERVFQQAGLEIVKCEVQFGMPAELFVVKMWALR; via the coding sequence ATGTCAGAAATCCGGGTGGTGCATCCTACACCTGACGTAAAGCGTGGCGTACAATACTGGGAAGGCGTCGAGGCAAGCGTCGATGGGGTTCTCGGTGGATTCGGCCACGTCTCTCGAGTGGAGTCGTTAGGGACTCGCTCCTTCCTTCTCGGCTTACTGCCACACCTTTCCTTTTGTGCTCCTGCGTCGTCCAACGTCTCTTCAGCACAATGGAAGAAGGATAGAGTCGCAGAGAGGGGTGGTAAGGGTAAAGCACGCACTCGTGCTCTCGATTGCGGTGCAGGTGTAGGACGTGTGACACAGCACAGCCTACTCCCCATCTTTGACCAGGTACACATGGTCGAGCCCGTTGCCAAGTTTCTCCAAGAAGCCAAGATCCAGTCCAAATCATGGCCCCAAATCTTAACGCCGCCTAGCAAGTCTCCCTTCCAAGCACGCAAAGCGGTTCACTTTcactgctcgacgctgcaaGACTTTGAACCAGGTCGCCCGTATTCTTCTTCTACACGCGTACACGATCGAGACATTGCACCCACCGTGTCCGTCGACGATGAACTGCAACTTCCTACTGCTACACAGGAAGCGCCAAAAGTGGATCAGGATGGTGTAGCAGGGTCGGAAGCAGAGCCAGTGACCTATGACCTGGTGTGGGCGCAGTGGTGCCTGCAGCATCTCTCCGACAAAGACTTGATATCTTTTCTCCAGCGTTCGAAAgcagcgctcaaggacgGCGGCATCATTGGTGTAAAGGAGAACGTATGCACAGAAGAAGCCGACGGCACCGAGCGCGTCTGgtacgacgacgaggaccACAGTATCACACGTTCGACTAAGGCTTACGAACGTGTCTTTCAGCAAGCTGGTCTCGAAATTGTCAAGTGCGAGGTTCAATTTGGTATGCCAGCCGAGCTGTTTGTTGTCAAGATGTGGGCCTTGCGTTAG
- a CDS encoding putative alpha-1,2-mannosyltransferase, with amino-acid sequence MNLTLRYVALVLVTLLSLHYLASYTSTAYHNQVDTLRSSWSSSSSKAVDLIAYANTPKANATFVILCREGELNGILASLQLLESTFNDRPHHRYPYVFLNDQPFSEKFKLHVTRAVSSSVEFGQVPAEHWDIPSSIDLGKAQKSWDRAKKTGMPYGGSKSYRQMCRFQSGFFFRHPLLLRYKYYWRVEPDVKYFCDLTDYDPFRFMQQNKKKYGFVLAMHDIPGTVRTLWVHVRQWYEKNPGLLVPNNMFGFVTDNNGRGYNMCHYWSNLEIADMDFYRSEAYLSYFDHLDQAGGFFYERWGDAPVHSIAASLLLDKSEVHYFDNIGYLHHPILHCPKVSKQNAISPHTGKSRCYCAHETSFAFDDGRHSCLYNFLEVNGRNSTAARDEFRKADD; translated from the exons ATGAACCTCACCTTGCGCTACGTcgcgctggtgctggtcaCACTTCTCTCGCTGCACTACCTGGCCAGCTACACATCCACCGCATATCACAACCAGGTGGACACGCTGCGCTCTTCATGgtcctcttcttcgtcgaAAGCTGTCGACCTAATCGCATATGCAAACACGCCCAAAGCCAACGCAACCTTCGTTATTCTTTGTCGTGAAGGAGAGCTCAATGGAATCCTCGCTAGTCTTCAACTGCTCGAGAGCACCTTCAACGATCGACCACATCATCGATATCCCTATGTTTTTTTGAACGACCAACCTTTCTCGGAAAAGTTCAAGCTGCACGTCACCCGAGccgtctcgtcgagcgtcgaATTCGGCCAAGTGCCCGCAGAGCATTGGGACATCCCTTCGAGCATTGACCTGGGCAAAGCACAGAAATCATGGGACCGAGCAAAGAAGACCGGTATGCCCTACGGAGGCTCCAAGTCGTATAGGCAAATGTGCAGGTTTCAGTCTGGTTTCTTTTTCAGACATCCACTCTTGCTCAGGTACAAGTACTATTGGAGGGTCGAGCCCGACGTTAAATACTTTTGCGATTTGACCGACTACGACCCGTTTCGTTTTATGCAACAGAACAAGAAAAAGTACGGCTTTGTGCTGGCGATGCACGATATCCCAGGCACGGTTCGAACGCTCTGGGTACATGTGCGCCAGTGGTATGAAAAGAATCCTGGCCTACTCGTTCCCAACAACATGTTTGGTTTTGTCACTGACAACAACGGACGCGGATACAACATG TGCCACTACTGGTCCAACCTAGAGATCGCTGATATGGACTTTTACCGCTCCGAAGCCTATCTTTCCTACTTTGATCACCTCGATCAAGCCGGAGGTTTCTTCTACGAGCGATGGGGCGATGCGCCTGTTCATTCTATCGCTGCCTCGCTCCTGCTCGACAAATCCGAGGTGCACTATTTTGACAACATCGGCTACCTCCACCATCCCATCCTGCATTGTCCAAAGGTGTCCAAGCAGAACGCAATCTCGCCGCACACCGGAAAGTCACGATGCTACTGTGCGCACGAAACGTCGTTTGCTTTTGATGACGGTCGCCATTCCTGTCTATACAACTTTCTCGAGGTCAACGGTAGGAATTCGACTGCGGCCAGAGATGAGTTCAGAAAAGCCGACGATTGA